One part of the Actinotignum schaalii genome encodes these proteins:
- a CDS encoding LytR C-terminal domain-containing protein — MAGKYPVDEFDIAARQRTTRGAHRKRESSAKWWIALIAILILAPALGYGIVKMNQISVAPPSHKPSVSAPAQPSATAPAAGTEGAEGNPAPASEAPAPAEEASPSASPTPAAEVDHSRSTLILNASGISGYAAAHQRQLTEAGFTTTSIGNYQHSAPAHSQIFYPEAADLPTVEAIGAELGITDFVENASASGDSIVVVLAGDTRD; from the coding sequence GTGGCAGGAAAGTACCCAGTAGACGAATTTGATATCGCGGCGCGCCAGCGCACAACCCGCGGCGCTCACCGCAAGCGCGAATCCTCGGCAAAGTGGTGGATCGCGCTCATCGCTATCCTCATTCTCGCCCCGGCTCTCGGGTACGGCATTGTCAAAATGAACCAGATTTCAGTAGCGCCACCCTCGCACAAGCCGAGCGTGAGCGCACCGGCCCAGCCCTCAGCCACGGCGCCCGCAGCCGGCACCGAGGGTGCGGAAGGCAACCCGGCACCCGCTTCGGAAGCGCCGGCGCCCGCGGAAGAAGCCTCACCTTCAGCTTCTCCCACCCCGGCCGCCGAGGTGGATCATAGCCGTTCCACCCTCATCCTCAACGCCTCCGGGATTTCCGGATACGCCGCCGCCCACCAGCGCCAACTCACCGAAGCTGGCTTTACTACCACCTCCATCGGTAACTACCAGCACTCGGCACCGGCTCACTCCCAGATTTTCTATCCGGAGGCCGCTGATCTGCCCACCGTGGAGGCCATCGGTGCCGAACTGGGAATCACCGATTTCGTTGAAAACGCCAGTGCGAGCGGGGATAGCATCGTCGTCGTGCTGGCGGGGGATACCCGCGACTAA
- a CDS encoding uracil-DNA glycosylase codes for MQPLSEIISPDWARALAPVEPIIHEMGTFLREENAAGRGYLPAGKNVLRAFTYPLDSVKVLIVGQDPYPTPGNAVGLSFSVAPNVAPPRSLVNIFRELHDDVGTPLPSSGDLTPWCEQGVMLLNRVLTVTPNNANSHRGRGWENVTDHAIRTLAARGKPLVAILWGRNAQELRPLLGTTPVIASPHPSPLSASRGFFGSKPFSRANALLAEQGASPVDWRLP; via the coding sequence ATGCAGCCTCTTTCCGAGATCATCAGCCCCGATTGGGCGCGGGCTCTTGCCCCTGTTGAACCTATCATTCATGAGATGGGCACGTTCTTACGCGAAGAGAACGCGGCCGGGCGCGGCTATCTTCCCGCGGGAAAAAACGTGCTGCGCGCTTTTACCTATCCCCTGGATTCCGTCAAGGTGCTCATTGTGGGGCAGGACCCCTACCCCACCCCCGGGAATGCGGTAGGGCTCTCCTTTAGCGTGGCACCGAATGTGGCTCCGCCGCGCTCGCTCGTCAATATTTTCCGGGAATTACACGACGACGTTGGCACCCCGCTTCCCAGCAGCGGTGACCTCACGCCGTGGTGCGAACAGGGTGTGATGCTGCTCAACAGGGTGCTGACCGTGACCCCGAATAACGCCAATTCACACCGGGGGCGCGGCTGGGAAAATGTTACCGATCATGCCATTCGCACTCTCGCGGCGCGCGGGAAACCACTGGTGGCGATTTTGTGGGGTCGTAACGCTCAGGAACTGCGCCCGCTGCTGGGGACTACCCCGGTGATTGCCAGCCCACACCCGTCGCCGCTTTCTGCCTCGCGCGGTTTCTTTGGTTCCAAGCCTTTTTCGCGCGCTAATGCGCTGCTGGCCGAGCAGGGTGCCAGCCCGGTGGATTGGCGGTTACCCTAA
- a CDS encoding DUF3263 domain-containing protein has translation MSEYRSEEPPFASAPSEPGSGETSWEDFLRSAGPALHDDELRVLTTEMRWRAGYRTKTEAIRALGMTPTRYYLILSGILNNPRAEVEYPDVVRAITRLRDLRDKERGGRGE, from the coding sequence GTGTCAGAGTACCGGAGTGAGGAACCTCCTTTTGCGAGCGCGCCTTCGGAGCCGGGAAGCGGTGAAACTTCGTGGGAGGATTTCTTGCGCAGTGCCGGCCCTGCCTTGCACGACGACGAGCTGCGCGTCCTCACCACGGAGATGCGGTGGCGGGCCGGGTACCGCACGAAAACCGAGGCGATCCGAGCGCTCGGCATGACTCCCACCCGCTACTACCTCATCCTTTCCGGCATTCTCAACAATCCGCGCGCCGAAGTGGAGTACCCGGATGTGGTGCGGGCCATCACCCGGCTGCGGGATCTACGCGATAAGGAACGCGGCGGGCGCGGAGAGTGA
- the groL gene encoding chaperonin GroEL (60 kDa chaperone family; promotes refolding of misfolded polypeptides especially under stressful conditions; forms two stacked rings of heptamers to form a barrel-shaped 14mer; ends can be capped by GroES; misfolded proteins enter the barrel where they are refolded when GroES binds) yields MAKTIAFDEEARRSMERGLNLLADTVKVTLGPKGRNVVLDKKWGAPTITNDGVSIAKEIELEDPYERIGAELVKEVAKKTDDIAGDGTTTATVLAQALVQEGLRNVAAGANPIALKKGIDTAVKAVTERLLADAKEVDTREEIASTAAISAGDKEIGEVIAEAMDKAGKEGVITVEESSGLELELELTEGMSFDKGYLSPYFVTDAERQEAVLEDPFILFVDSKISNQKELLPVLEKVMQADRPLLIIAEDVESEALATLVVNKIRGTFRSVAVKAPGFGDRRKEMLQDMAILTGGQVISESVGLKLENTDLTLLGRARKVVVTKENTTIVDGAGDQEQIDGRVSQIRTQIENSTSEYDTEKLQERLAKLAGGVAIIKAGAATEVELKERKHRIEDAVRNAKAAVEEGTVAGGGVALIQAGKEAFADLKLEGDEATGAAIVRYAIEAPLKQIASNAGLEGGVVAEKVRNLPKGEGLNAATGEYVNLMEAGVMDPVKVTRSALQNAASIAGLFLTTEAVVADKPEPPAPAAQGDGGMGGMY; encoded by the coding sequence ATGGCAAAGACCATTGCTTTTGATGAGGAAGCACGCCGCTCCATGGAGCGCGGCCTCAATCTCCTCGCGGACACCGTCAAGGTGACGCTGGGACCCAAGGGCCGTAACGTCGTTCTTGATAAGAAGTGGGGCGCCCCCACCATCACGAATGACGGTGTGTCCATCGCCAAGGAAATTGAGCTGGAAGATCCCTACGAGCGCATCGGTGCTGAGCTCGTCAAGGAAGTCGCCAAGAAGACGGACGACATCGCCGGTGACGGCACCACCACCGCGACGGTTCTCGCCCAGGCCCTCGTGCAGGAAGGCCTGCGCAATGTGGCCGCCGGCGCCAACCCCATCGCGCTGAAGAAGGGCATCGATACCGCGGTCAAGGCCGTGACCGAACGCCTCCTCGCGGACGCGAAGGAAGTTGATACCCGCGAAGAAATCGCCTCCACCGCCGCCATTTCGGCCGGTGACAAGGAAATCGGTGAGGTCATTGCCGAAGCCATGGATAAGGCCGGCAAGGAAGGCGTCATCACCGTGGAAGAGTCCTCCGGCCTGGAGCTGGAGCTGGAGCTCACCGAAGGTATGTCCTTCGATAAGGGCTACCTCTCCCCGTACTTCGTGACCGACGCCGAGCGCCAGGAAGCGGTTCTGGAAGATCCCTTCATCCTCTTCGTGGATTCGAAGATCTCCAACCAGAAGGAACTCCTCCCGGTTCTCGAAAAGGTGATGCAGGCGGATCGCCCGCTCCTTATCATCGCTGAGGATGTGGAATCCGAAGCGCTGGCCACCCTCGTGGTCAACAAGATTCGCGGCACCTTCCGCTCCGTGGCTGTCAAGGCCCCGGGCTTCGGTGATCGCCGCAAGGAAATGCTCCAGGATATGGCCATCCTCACCGGCGGCCAGGTGATCTCCGAGTCCGTTGGTCTCAAGCTGGAGAACACCGACCTCACGCTCCTCGGACGCGCCCGCAAGGTGGTTGTTACCAAGGAAAACACCACCATCGTGGATGGCGCTGGCGACCAGGAGCAGATCGACGGGCGCGTTTCCCAGATCCGCACCCAGATCGAAAATTCCACCTCGGAATACGACACCGAGAAGCTCCAGGAACGCCTGGCCAAGCTCGCCGGTGGCGTGGCGATCATCAAGGCCGGTGCGGCTACCGAGGTTGAACTCAAGGAACGCAAGCACCGCATCGAGGACGCCGTGCGCAACGCCAAGGCGGCCGTGGAAGAAGGCACCGTCGCCGGTGGTGGCGTGGCCCTTATCCAGGCCGGTAAGGAAGCTTTCGCCGACCTCAAGCTCGAGGGCGACGAAGCGACCGGCGCGGCTATCGTGCGTTACGCTATCGAAGCTCCGCTCAAGCAGATCGCCAGCAATGCCGGCCTCGAGGGCGGCGTGGTGGCCGAGAAGGTCCGCAACCTCCCCAAGGGTGAGGGCCTCAACGCGGCCACCGGCGAATACGTCAATCTCATGGAGGCGGGCGTTATGGATCCGGTCAAGGTTACCCGCTCGGCGCTGCAGAACGCGGCTTCCATTGCCGGCCTGTTCCTCACCACCGAAGCCGTGGTGGCGGACAAGCCCGAACCGCCGGCTCCGGCCGCGCAGGGTGACGGCGGCATGGGCGGTATGTACTAA